The Pyrus communis chromosome 9, drPyrComm1.1, whole genome shotgun sequence genome has a segment encoding these proteins:
- the LOC137745199 gene encoding REF/SRPP-like protein At3g05500, with product MAQEDLSVQVQQQMTAEEEQRLKYFQFVQVAAAYAEVCFTNLYGYAKERSGPLKPGVESMEGTVKTVVGPVYNKYHDVAAHLLTFVDRKVDQSVTKLDSRVPPVVKQASSKALSAAQKAPEAAQAVASELKRAGVVDTASGCAKSVYSKCEPTAKDLYAKYEPKAEQCAVSAWRKVNQVLPKVVDVVVPTAAYCSEKYNQTVQSTAEKGYRVSSYLPLVPTEKIAMVFAEKVPEAEPLVASHGEADVAIH from the exons ATGGCCCAGGAAGATTTGAGCGTGCAGGTGCAGCAACAGATG ACTGCGGAGGAGGAACAGAGGCTCAAGTACTTCCAATTTGTTCAAGTGGCTGCAGCTTATGCCGAGGTTTGCTTCACAAACCTGTACGGTTATGCCAAGGAAAGGTCAGGGCCTTTGAAGCCTGGCGTTGAGTCCATGGAGGGAACAGTGAAGACCGTTGTTGGACCTGTCTACAACAAGTACCATGATGTCGCTGCTCACCTCCTCACCTTTGTGGATCGCAAG GTTGATCAGTCTGTTACCAAGCTGGACAGCCGTGTGCCACCAGTGGTTAAGCAGGCCTCATCCAAAGCTCTATCCGCTGCTCAAAAGGCCCCAGAGGCAGCACAAGCGGTTGCCTCTGAGCTTAAGCGTGCTGGGGTTGTAGACACTGCCTCAGGCTGTGCTAAGTCTGTCTACTCAAAGTGCGAACCCACGGCCAAAGACCTGTATGCTAAGTACGAACCAAAAGCCGAGCAGTGTGCTGTTTCTGCATGGCGAAAGGTGAATCAAGTCCTCCCAAAGGTGGTTGATGTCGTTGTACCAACCGCAGCATATTGTTCCGAAAAGTACAACCAGACCGTGCAGAGCACTGCGGAGAAGGGCTACCGGGTCTCCTCCTACCTGCCTTTGGTTCCCACAGAGAAAATCGCCATGGTTTTCGCCGAGAAAGTGCCTGAAGCGGAGCCTTTGGTTGCAAGCCACGGTGAAGCTGATGttgccattcattga